In Erigeron canadensis isolate Cc75 chromosome 1, C_canadensis_v1, whole genome shotgun sequence, a single window of DNA contains:
- the LOC122583386 gene encoding uncharacterized protein LOC122583386, with the protein MGTEVHCKSSFERYSMRDANEDSNSSSWPVFYGDKPSANSHYYNGFIPRTISDTYPGCNKDALKARMLEHEAIFKNQVYELHRLYRRQRDMMEEIKRKEYHKHRISIDTSSSSSLLPSQKPYEDGHKWQIPSFPLTNSCAARPSIFGADISNSPLSCSKGNNNSFKDCEILEPRPSKVRKKLFDLELPPDDIDQEEPEDIQYKQASEESSYKDASLGPCFRGSNGLADLNEPINVEETVVAHRSVDGMGPSANPKGSQFLGPTNEPFEKSHSGRPGGTFNPLLLEGKGNGRDWLSNMREAGNNRSSMNITPGTYPEISTRIQDHSRFNQTPLPFPTSRTSNPYPYTNSPDFGNTRGKPNGTFTHKLTSFQKQPSFLSSQQNHVVFGDKLRTNGCFTPNGLFHGSSSGSKDPCSRLPSGGFDNRNFNNLSDRSQNFFKGSNFIDLTDTTKGTDLNSDVNGARKCDQPALPWLQAKPAICKNDSRFDDHGEKGATLGNNDSRYDDRGEKGATLGNNGKILGFPVFGNSCVTKNDSSSLLSTSASLGCHGNGQIKTEMEHKGFDINVAYVETCNTQKETDTEIEVVKNHFDLNSCLTEEEDVLVPESVKSSSDNVKKITLDIDLEAPAVPEVEEEEAIDVVKKIDDCNDESLAKVAAEAIVAITGMSSQQDQAGSSSEVAVCSDDNDRLLLLVDVIENAGAVSKELDEYEEMTLKLEPTKEEDYMPKPLAPDFREPEEAGPMAGPTRPRRGQARRGRPRRDFQRDIFPGLVSLSRHEVTEDLQIFGGLMKATGHSWNVGLTRRNGTRGRRKSLAVAVQPPLAATPSAPPSPPPLPPPLSEVVGLEERSLTGWGKTTRRPRRQRCAAGSSVAVPLT; encoded by the exons ATGGGAACTGAAGTACACTGTAAAAGCTCTTTTGAAAGGTACTCCATGAGGGACGCAAATGAGGATTCTAATAGTAGCAGCTGGCCTGTCTTTTACGGAGACAAACCTTCCGCTAACAGCCATTATTACAACGGGTTCATACCAAGGACCATTTCAGATACTTACCCGGGGTGCAATAAAGATGCATTAAAGGCAAGAATGCTTGAACATGAAGCCATCTTTAAGAATCAG GTTTATGAACTTCATCGTCTTTATAGAAGACAAAGAGACATGATGGAAGAAATCAAAAGGAAGGAGTATCATAAGCATAGGATTTCTATCGacacatcatcatcttcaagtCTATTACCATCACAAAAACCGTATGAAGATGGTCACAAATGGCAAATACCGAGCTTCCCATTGACCAACTCCTGTGCTGCTAGACCATCAATTTTCGGAGCAGATATTAGTAATTCTCCTTTAAGTTGTTCTAAAGGGAATAATAATAGTTTCAAAGATTGTGAAATCTTGGAGCCCAGACCttcaaaagtaagaaaaaagtTATTTGATCTTGAACTCCCACCTGATGACATTGACCAAGAAGAACCGGAGGATATTCAATATAAGCAGGCATCCGAAGAATCGAGTTATAAAGACGCTTCACTCGGTCCATGTTTTAGAGGGTCCAATGGATTGGCAGATCTTAATGAACCCATCAATGTTGAAGAAACGGTGGTGGCTCACAGGTCTGTTGATGGTATGGGTCCTTCGGCTAACCCGAAAGGATCACAGTTTCTTGGCCCAACCAATGAGCCCTTTGAAAAGTCTCATAGTGGACGACCTGGTGGCACATTTAACCCTCTATTGCTAGAGGGAAAAGGCAATGGAAGAGATTGGTTATCCAATATGCGTGAAGCAG GGAATAATAGAAGCAGTATGAACATTACACCTGGAACTTATCCCGAGATTTCTACCAGAATTCAGGATCATTCCCGATTTAACCAAACCCCTTTGCCCTTTCCCACTTCACGTACATCGAATCCATACCCATACACGAATTCCCCAGATTTTGGAAACACACGGGGAAAACCGAATGGTACATTTACTCATAAGTTGACCTCCTTTCAGAAACAACCGTCTTTTCTATCATCTCAACAGAACCATGTGGTTTTTGGAGACAAGTTGCGTACAAATGGATGCTTTACACCAAATGGATTATTTCATGGGTCATCATCCGGGTCAAAAGATCCATGTAGTCGCTTGCCTTCTGGTGGGTTTGATAATCGGAATTTTAATAATCTTTCCGATAGGTCTCAAAATTTCTTCAAGGGTTCCAACTTTATAGATTTGACTGATACTACCAAAGGCACTGATCTAAATAGTGACGTCAATGGTGCAAGAAAATGTGATCAACCAGCGTTACCATGGCTTCAAGCTAAACCAGCTATCTGTAAAAATGATTCCCGTTTTGATGATCACGGGGAAAAAGGTGCTACTTTGGGTAATAATGATTCCCGCTATGACGATCGTGGGGAAAAAGGTGCTACATTGGGTAATAATGGAAAGATTCTTGGGTTTCCAGTTTTTGGGAATTCTTGTGTTACTAAAAACGATTCTTCATCACTTCTCTCTACTTCAGCATCTCTTGGTTGCCATGGAAATGGACAAATAAAAACAGAAATGGAACACAAAGGATTTGACATCAATGTCGCTTACGTGGAGACTTGTAATACACAGAAAGAAACAGATACAGAAATCGAGGTGGTCAAGAATCATTTTGACCTGAATTCATGTTTGACTGAAGAGGAAGATGTTCTAGTACCCGAATCTGTTAAAAGCTCGAGCGATAATGTAAAGAAGATAACACTGGATATTGATTTAGAAGCTCCTGCTGTCCCAGAGGTTGAAGAAGAGGAAGCCATTGATGTGGTCAAGAAAATTGATGATTGTAATGATGAATCACTTGCCAAGGTGGCAGCTGAAGCAATAGTTGCGATTACTGGGATGTCCAGTCAGCAAGATCAAGCTGGCTCCTCCTCTGAGGTGGCGGTTTGCTCAGATGATAATGACCGTCTCCTGTTACTAGTTGATGTAATCGAAAATGCGGGGGCTGTTTCAAAGGAGTTAGATGAATATGAGGAGATGACTTTGAAACTAGAGCCGACTAAAGAAGAAGATTACATGCCAAAGCCTTTGGCTCCTGATTTTCGGGAGCCCGAAGAAGCGGGCCCGATGGCTGGACCTACCCGACCAAGAAGAGGTCAAGCTAGACGTGGTAGGCCCAGGAGGGACTTCCAAAGGGACATCTTTCCGGGGCTGGTTTCTCTTTCGAGGCATGAGGTAACCGAAGATCTTCAAATATTCGGTGGATTAATGAAAGCCACAGGGCATTCATGGAATGTAGGACTGACGAGGAGGAACGGAACCAGGGGAAGGCGGAAGTCACTGGCGGTGGCAGTCCAACCACCTCTTGCCGCCACTCCGTCAGCACCACCGTCGCCGCCGCCGCTGCCACCTCCATTGTCGGAGGTAGTGGGGTTAGAGGAAAGAAGCCTAACAGGGTGGGGAAAGACAACTAGACGTCCCCGGAGACAACGGTGTGCTGCAGGTAGTTCTGTGGCAGTCCCGTTAACGTAA